From the genome of Pelmatolapia mariae isolate MD_Pm_ZW linkage group LG12, Pm_UMD_F_2, whole genome shotgun sequence, one region includes:
- the LOC134638526 gene encoding aquaporin-3-like: MGRQKEYLDKLSRFFQIRNLLLRQALAECLGTLILVMFGCGAVAQRVLSGGSHGLFLTVNFAFGFAAMLGILVCGQVSGGHLNPAVTFALCLLGRERWRKFPMYFLFQTIGAFFGAAIIFGMYYDALLLRPGSFNFTSINNTAGIFATYPARHLTLVNGFFDQIIGTTALIVCVLAIVDPYNNPIPQGLEAFTVGFVVLVIGLSMGFNSGYAVNPARDFGPRLFTSMSGWGGAVFTARDCWFLVPIFAPFLGSILGVVIYQLMVGFHTEGEARDKKQGTVQENLQLANVASSNNSKEATKEIY, encoded by the exons ATGGGCAGACAAAAGGAGTATCTGGATAAACTGTCCCGCTTCTTCCAGATCCGCAACCTGCTGCTTCGTCAAGCCTTAGCAGAGTGTCTTGGCACGCTCATCCTTgta ATGTTTGGCTGTGGCGCTGTGGCCCAGCGGGTGTTGAGCGGTGGTTCCCATGGCTTGTTCCTTACTGTCAACTTTGCCTTCGGCTTTGCTGCCATGTTAGGCATCTTGGTCTGTGGCCAAGTGTCAG GCGGCCATCTCAACCCAGCAGTAACTTTTGCCTTGTGTCTGCTTGGAAGAGAGCGCTGGAGAAAGTTTCCCATGTACTTCCTCTTTCAGACAATTGGTGCTTTTTTTGGTGCTGCTATTATTTTTGGCATGTACTATG ATGCTCTGTTGCTCCGTCCTGGAAGTTTTAATTTTACTAGCATTAACAACACGGCTGGCATATTTGCAACTTACCCTGCGAGGCATCTCACACTTGTCAATGGCTTCTTTGATCAG ATTATTGGCACAACAGCACTGATAGTTTGTGTTCTGGCCATTGTGGATCCTTACAACAACCCCATCCCTCAAGGGCTGGAGGCCTTCACCGTGGGATTTGTGGTTCTGGTCATTGGATTGTCTATGGGCTTTAATTCTGGCTATGCAGTCAATCCTGCCAGAGACTTTGGACCACGTCTTTTCACCTCTATGTCTGGGTGGGGGGGTGCCGTTTTCAC GGCTAGAGACTGCTGGTTCCTGGTCCCTATTTTTGCCCCATTCCTTGGTTCCATTCTTGGTGTAGTGATTTACCAGTTGATGGTTGGTTTCCACACGGAGGGAGAAGCACGTGACAAGAAACAGGGGACAGTCCAGGAGAACCTCCAACTCGCCAATGTTGCTTCCTCAAACAACTCTAAAGAGGCTACCAAAGAAATTTACTGA
- the LOC134638242 gene encoding arrestin domain-containing protein 3-like — MSPIKDLNVIYIATNEDDTVSPGDVIVGAVIFRLTKDVKVKSVSLKIKGDAFAQWSDGDTKYFSQRRYFKVKSYVVEKSPKGTVLPQGVNSLFFAFKLPDCDMPSSFQGKNGRISYMLEAKISRSWHWSSDAQKEIKFMSRSSPHTVQMMQPQSGSVSKNMGGRSKGQVQMSATINRGVCSPGETLSVVAKICNSSSKEMRPKFKLQQKIVYSCKKHTNPTSKTLCKMVGDTISPNSEQTVSCKIKIPGDIAPTLHNCDIISVEYYVKVYLDISFAFDPEVTFPLVILPSRLAPIWPDETLGQSVGEGGAAKATSYKVHVVPTGSGACQYPTPDPPQDDDIKGGNYNQLPQDATSLGSSAPAFTVDSVQQPAILQGEPSPLFTSIYQH; from the exons ATGTCTCCGATAAAGGACTTAAATGTGATTTACATAGCGACCAACGAAGATGATACTGTCTCTCCAGGAGATGTTATTGTAGGCGCAGTGATTTTTAGACTGACAAAAGACGTCAAAGTCAAGAGCGTTTCTCTGAAAATCAAAGGAGACGCTTTCGCACAGTGGTCAGACGGCGACACAAAATACTTTTCGCAGAGGAGATATTTCAAAGTGAAGAGCTATGTAGTTGAAAAAAGTCCTAAAG GCACTGTACTTCCCCAAGGGGTCAACAGTTTATTCTTCGCATTTAAACTTCCAGACTG TGACATGCCTTCATCCTTCCAGGGGAAAAATGGAAGAATTTCCTACATGTTGGAAGCAAAGATATCTAGGAGCTGGCATTGGTCCTCTGATGCACAAAAAGAGATCAAGTTTATGTCCAGGTCCAGTCCACACACTGTCCAAATGATG CAGCCGCAATCTGGTTCAGTGAGTAAAAACATGGGTGGTCGCTCCAAGGGACAGGTCCAGATGTCTGCCACTATTAACAGAGGTGTTTGTTCTCCAG GAGAAACTTTATCTGTTGTTGCCAAAATATGCAACTCCTCTTCCAAGGAAATGAGACCCAAATTCAAACTTCAACAGAAAATAGTGTACAGCTGCAAGAAACATACTAATCCCACCTCCAAGACTCTGTGCAAAATGGTTGGGGACACTATCAGTCCAAACTCAGAGCAAACTGTGTCCTGCAAAATTAAGATTCCTGGTGACATTGCCCCCACTCTCCATAACTGTGATATTATCTCAGTTGAATATTATGTCAAG GTGTATCTGGACATTAGTTTTGCCTTTGACCCAGAAGTGACGTTTCCACTGGTCATCCTTCCTTCCAGACTTGCTCCCATATGGCCCGATGAGACTTTAGGACAATCTGTGGGGGAGGGTGGGGCAGCCAAGGCGACCAGTTACAAGGTACATGTTGTACCTACAGGCTCAGGTGCTTGCCAATACCCCACCCCCGATCCCCCTCAGGATGATGACATAAAAGGGGGCAATTATAACCAGTTGCCTCAAGATGCTACTTCACTGGGGTCCTCAGCTCCAGCTTTCACAGTGGATTCAGTGCAGCAACCAGCTATTCTGCAGGGAGAACCATCTCCATTATTTACTTCCATTTACCAGCATTAG